From the genome of Paraburkholderia aromaticivorans, one region includes:
- a CDS encoding alpha/beta hydrolase, translating to MEISPSSTARPVGGKRHAGEPLRSSVTTGDGVELPLYRWPAVAPMRATVALIHGLAEHAGRYAALAARLNAAGIELVAIDLRGHGHAPGKRAYVKRFDDYLLDAQALLDAAAQSCAPLFLMGHSMGGAVAALYAIERLQASGRRLNGLVLSSPALAPGRDVPRWMLKLSQVISRFYPSFPAMKIDAALLSRLQPVVNANRNDPLVHHGAIPARTGAELLLAMARIERGRAGLRVPLLVYHGTADKLTEPDGSREFGQHAGSPDKTLTLYEGSYHETMNDIDRDRVIGALIEWIDKRLAASA from the coding sequence ATGGAGATATCCCCAAGCAGCACCGCGCGGCCCGTCGGGGGCAAGCGGCACGCCGGCGAGCCGCTGCGCTCGTCGGTCACGACCGGCGACGGCGTGGAATTACCGCTGTACCGCTGGCCGGCCGTCGCGCCGATGCGCGCCACCGTGGCGCTGATCCACGGGCTCGCCGAGCACGCCGGGCGTTACGCCGCGCTCGCCGCAAGGCTGAACGCGGCCGGCATAGAACTGGTGGCGATCGATCTGCGCGGCCACGGCCACGCGCCCGGCAAGCGGGCCTATGTGAAGCGCTTCGACGACTATCTGCTGGACGCGCAAGCCTTGCTCGACGCCGCGGCGCAAAGTTGCGCGCCGCTCTTCCTGATGGGTCACAGCATGGGCGGCGCCGTGGCCGCGCTCTACGCGATCGAGCGCCTCCAGGCGAGCGGCCGGCGCCTGAACGGCCTGGTCCTGTCGAGCCCGGCGCTCGCGCCCGGCCGCGACGTGCCGCGCTGGATGCTCAAGCTGAGCCAGGTGATCAGCCGTTTCTACCCGAGCTTCCCGGCGATGAAAATCGACGCCGCGTTGCTCTCGCGCCTGCAACCCGTGGTGAACGCCAATCGCAACGATCCGCTCGTGCATCACGGCGCGATTCCCGCCCGCACCGGCGCGGAACTGTTGCTGGCGATGGCGCGCATCGAACGCGGACGGGCGGGCTTGCGGGTCCCGCTGCTGGTCTATCACGGCACCGCCGACAAGCTCACCGAACCCGACGGCAGCCGCGAATTCGGCCAGCACGCCGGCTCGCCGGACAAGACGCTGACCTTGTACGAAGGCAGCTATCACGAAACGATGAACGACATCGACCGCGACCGGGTGATCGGGGCGTTGATCGAGTGGATCGACAAACGGCTGGCGGCGAGCGCCTGA
- a CDS encoding methionine ABC transporter ATP-binding protein — protein MIEIRNISQRFAGPRGWVEALHNVNLSIPAGEVFGIIGRSGAGKSTLVRTLNLLTRPSEGNIVVNGRDLTTLPAAQLREARREIGMIFQHFNLLSSRTVYENVALPLELAGMKRDEIEANVLPLLDLVGLSAQKDRYPAQISGGQKQRVGIARALASKPKVLLSDEATSALDPETTRAILDLLKRINRELNLTIVLITHQMDVIKQVCDRVAVLDAGRVVEEGKVIDVFLQPHHEVTRALIGDVIAQELPPAMKARVAERLKTGSGHLLRLAFTGSGVDQPILSETIRRYELDFNILHGQIDEIQGQAFGSLAVLAGGEPAKVAQALTYLREQGVVVEELSYVE, from the coding sequence ATGATCGAAATACGCAATATCTCCCAGCGGTTCGCCGGGCCCCGGGGCTGGGTCGAGGCGCTGCACAACGTCAATCTGTCGATTCCGGCGGGCGAGGTGTTCGGCATCATCGGCCGCAGCGGCGCGGGCAAGAGTACGCTCGTGCGCACCCTCAACCTGCTGACGCGCCCGAGTGAAGGCAATATCGTCGTCAACGGCCGCGATCTGACGACGCTGCCCGCCGCGCAATTGCGCGAGGCGCGCCGCGAGATCGGCATGATCTTCCAGCACTTCAATTTGCTGTCCTCGCGCACGGTGTACGAGAACGTCGCGCTGCCGCTCGAACTCGCCGGCATGAAGCGCGACGAAATCGAAGCGAACGTGCTGCCGCTGCTCGACCTGGTGGGCCTGTCGGCGCAAAAAGACCGCTATCCGGCGCAGATCAGCGGCGGCCAAAAACAGCGCGTCGGCATCGCACGCGCTCTGGCGAGCAAGCCGAAAGTGCTGCTCTCCGACGAAGCGACTTCCGCGCTCGACCCCGAAACCACCCGCGCGATTCTCGACCTGCTCAAGCGCATCAATCGCGAACTGAACCTGACGATCGTGCTGATCACGCACCAGATGGACGTGATCAAGCAGGTCTGCGACCGCGTCGCGGTGCTGGACGCGGGCCGTGTGGTCGAAGAAGGCAAGGTCATCGACGTGTTCCTGCAACCGCATCACGAAGTCACGCGCGCGCTGATCGGCGACGTGATCGCGCAGGAGCTGCCGCCCGCCATGAAGGCGCGCGTCGCGGAGCGCCTGAAGACCGGCAGCGGTCACTTGCTGCGACTCGCGTTCACCGGCTCCGGCGTCGATCAGCCGATCCTGTCGGAAACCATTCGCCGTTACGAACTCGACTTCAACATCCTGCACGGCCAGATCGACGAGATCCAGGGGCAGGCGTTCGGCTCGCTCGCGGTGCTCGCGGGCGGCGAACCGGCGAAAGTGGCGCAGGCGCTGACGTATCTGCGTGAACAGGGCGTGGTGGTGGAGGAGCTGTCGTATGTTGAGTGA